GGCCACATGGCGGACGAAGCCGTGAACAGACTGGATTGAACAGGAAGGCCCGGACTGTGTGAACTGCCCGGGTCGTATTTTTTCGGGTTGCTGAGCAACATGCTGTGTGAAAAATCAGAGGCGGATTTCAGTAATTTCGTCATGTTGTGATGCTTTGGGCCATGAATGAACCGGCAAAGGCGATGATGGCAAAAGCAGCCTGATTGGCGAGAAATGGCGGGAGAAAGCCATTGTTCGTTTCATGGGTGATTGAGTGAAGTGTTTTTTTTGAAAAAAAAGTGAAAAAAAATAATTTCGTGCTTGACAACAACCGACCTCGCAGATAGCTTGCATCTCGCTTCAACGAGAAGGCGCGTAGCTCAGGGGGAGAGCATTTGCTTGACGTGCAAAGGGTCGTGGGTTCAAATCCCTCCGCGCCTACCAGAATATCCCCAAAGGGAGGCTGTCTAGCCTCCCTTTTTTCGTTAACAGGGTCCGGCAATGTTTCCGGACAAGGAGAAGACGTAGTGCAGATCGAAGTCACTGGTAAACCGGTTGAATTGGCTGACGGCGCAACATGTGCCGATGCCCTGGAACAGGGCCTGTCCAAAAAACAATTCAAGAAAGTCGTTGCCGCCAAGTGCGGTGAGGCACTTTTGGATATGTCAACTACCGTGCCGACGACCTGTTCGACCATCGAGCCCGTCTTTGCCGAGAGCGAAGAGGGGCTTGCCATTATCCGTCACTCCGCAGCCCACCTCATGGCCGAGGCCGTCAAAAAGCTGTTTCCTTCAGCCAAGGTGACCATTGGTCCGGCTATTCAAGACGGATTCTATTATGACTTCGACTATGAGCGTCCGTTCACTCCGGAAGATCTGGAGGCGATCGAAAAGGAAATGCTCAGTTCTGTCGGAGCCAACAAGCCATTTGTTCGGTCCACCATGTCAAAGGATGAGGCGAAAAAGTTCTTTTCCGAAAAGGGCGAGGACTACAAGCCTGAAATCATGGACGACTTGGGTGTCGATGAATTTTCCATCTACACGCAGGGCGAGTTCACGGACTTGTGCCGTGGACCTCACGTTGCCCGGACCGGCATGATCAAGGCGTTCAAGCTGTTGTCCGTGGCCGGTGCTTACTGGCGTGGTGACGAGAAGAACAAGCAGCTTCAGCGGATTTACGGTACTGCCTGGCAGGATCCCAAGGCGTTGAAGAAACATCTGTTCCGGCTGGAAGAAGCCAAGAAACGTGATCACCGCAAACTTGGCAAGCAGCTCGATCTTTTTTCATTCAACGATGAAGTTGGTCCCGGTATGCCTCTGTGGCATCCAAAAGGCATGTTGCTGCGGACCATCCTTGAAGATTTCGAGCGCAAGGAACATTTGAAGCGCGGCTATGATCTGGTGCAGGGACCGCTCATTCTCAAACGCGAGATGTGGGAAAAGTCCGGTCACTATGAAAATTACCGCGAAAATATGTATTTTACGGAGATCGACGATCAGGCGTATGGCATCAAGCCCATGAACTGCCTGGCACACATGATGATCTACAAACGGAAAATCATGAGTTATCGCGATCTGCCCC
This Pseudodesulfovibrio sp. JC047 DNA region includes the following protein-coding sequences:
- the thrS gene encoding threonine--tRNA ligase yields the protein MQIEVTGKPVELADGATCADALEQGLSKKQFKKVVAAKCGEALLDMSTTVPTTCSTIEPVFAESEEGLAIIRHSAAHLMAEAVKKLFPSAKVTIGPAIQDGFYYDFDYERPFTPEDLEAIEKEMLSSVGANKPFVRSTMSKDEAKKFFSEKGEDYKPEIMDDLGVDEFSIYTQGEFTDLCRGPHVARTGMIKAFKLLSVAGAYWRGDEKNKQLQRIYGTAWQDPKALKKHLFRLEEAKKRDHRKLGKQLDLFSFNDEVGPGMPLWHPKGMLLRTILEDFERKEHLKRGYDLVQGPLILKREMWEKSGHYENYRENMYFTEIDDQAYGIKPMNCLAHMMIYKRKIMSYRDLPQRYFELGVVHRHEKSGVLHGLMRVRTFTQDDAHLICRPDQISSEILDLIKFYQDIYSLFNYEFDVELSTRPEKSIGSDEDWDVSTEALREALNESGMEYAINEGDGAFYGPKIDFHLRDSIGRSWQCGTIQVDFTLPERFDIVYVGEDGERHRPVMIHRAMLGSIERFIGVLTEHCAGAYPVWLAPEQARLLNVTDAQLDFVNKAKALFAAKGIRIESDTRNEKLGYKIREAQVEKIPYMLVIGDKEVEAGCVNIRSRDGEDPGMVPLEEAAQMILDAAKAPFETGGMSYSFSG